Below is a window of Stappia sp. DNA.
CGCAAGGGCTCGACCCGGCGGTGCTGACCGCCCTGCGCTTCTGCCTGGCCGCCGCCATCTTCGCCGGCCTCGCCACCGCGAAGGGCCTGTGGACACGGCCAAGGCCTGCGCGCTTTCCCGTCTATGCGGTGATCGCGGCGGTGCTCTGCGTCTTCTTCGTCACCATGTTCGAGGCGCTGCGGCTCACCTCGGCGCTCAACGCCGGGGCGGTGTTCACGCTGCTGCCCGGTTTCACGGCGCTGGCCGGGTTCGCGCTGCTGCGCCAGCGCGTGTCGCGGCGGCAGATCTTGTGTCTGGGGATCGGAGCGCTGGGCGCGCTGCTGGTTCTCTACGGCGCGGACCTGTCGCGCCTGGCCCGCTTCGAGTTCGGTCCCGGCGAGACCCTCTTCTTTTTCGGCGTTGCGGCCTATGCGTTCTACTCACCGCTGATGCGGCTCCTGAATGCCGGCGAGCCGCTGGAGGTCTTCAACTTCTGGATCCTGGTATGCGGCGCCGTGCTGCTCGTCGCCTATGGCTGGCGCGAGATCCTTGCGACCGACTGGACAGCCGTGCCGGCGCATGTGTTCCTCGGCATCGCCTATCTGGCGGTGTTCCCGACCGCCTCGAGCTTCTACTTCGCGACCTACGCCAGCCTGCGTCTGCCGTCCGGGCCGATGATGGCCTACACCTACCTGCTGCCGTCCTTCGTGCTGCTCGAGACGATGGTGCTCGGCGCGCCCTGGCCCGGCGCCTGGACGGTGGCCGGCGTGGTCGTGACCGCGCTGGCGACGCTGGTCCTGCAGCGTGACGTCGGGCGCGGACGGTGAGCGGACACGTGAATCGGCTTACCTAGCGGCAGGAAGTCGTATAGGGTGCACTTCGTTGCGAGATCCTATCGAGAGTTGTCATGCCGGATTTCGACGAGGGCCAGAAGGCAATCATCCGAGATTGCGCGCGCGAAGTCGCGCGCGAGGTGCTCAACTCGGTCGACGCCGAGAAGTCCATGTCGGAGCGGGCAGCCGCCGTGACGACCGAGGCACTGGGTGCGGACGACCAGAAGGGCACGCCTCTTGCCCGCCTCGCCGATCTCGAGCGACCCTTCTGGCGCCAGAAATCGTTCTGGGGCGGCGGGAGTGCCG
It encodes the following:
- a CDS encoding DMT family transporter → MTAPAAPHADETGRAHLAMLGFVFLVSTSFPVGHAITQGLDPAVLTALRFCLAAAIFAGLATAKGLWTRPRPARFPVYAVIAAVLCVFFVTMFEALRLTSALNAGAVFTLLPGFTALAGFALLRQRVSRRQILCLGIGALGALLVLYGADLSRLARFEFGPGETLFFFGVAAYAFYSPLMRLLNAGEPLEVFNFWILVCGAVLLVAYGWREILATDWTAVPAHVFLGIAYLAVFPTASSFYFATYASLRLPSGPMMAYTYLLPSFVLLETMVLGAPWPGAWTVAGVVVTALATLVLQRDVGRGR